ATTGAAACCAGTTCATATACTCCAGAGAAAAGGATTTTGTGAGAAAATTATAATCACAATTATAGTAATTTAATTTCGCTTGTACACAGGCAAGCTTATCGTCGCCCTTATTAAATTCAATTAGTGCTTTTTTTAACTGCAATGGATCAGGCTTGTCATCTGCATCATATATTACTGCATACTTTCCTCTAGCAAAGCTTATAGCATAATTGCATGACTTGGCTTTTGTTTTAGGCAAAGAGTGAGGCACTTTTATTACTTCAAAATACTGCGGTAAAGTATACTTTTCTATAGCTGCCAGCGTTTCTTGGTCATCACTTTCTACCAGAAGCTTTACATCTAATTTCGACTTTGGATAATCCAAACTTTTAACGCTTTCAATTAATTGCCCTATTACTGCACTTTCTTCAAATACAGGCAGTAAAATAGTATATATAGGTTCATTCAGCTTACTATAATCCACTTTTTGATTAGAGGTTTCACATAAGCTAAAAACTGTAGCTAAAAACTTGAATAAATAACTAGAACATCCGATTATAAATATCAACATCAAAGCAAAATATGTATATTTCTCTGTTAGTGTTAAAATTGAAGTTACAATAAAGAAAGAAGCAAAAAATATTGAGCTTAGTTTAATGCTTTTGGCTGAAAAATTAGGATTCTTGTAATATAAGTAGTTGCTTGCAAATTCTGAAATACCAAAGTGCGAGTTAAGAAGATTTAAAATCTGTTCGCTATCCACTTTTATTAATACATAGTCAATACCGTAATGAGCTTCGACCCAACGGTTGACATCTTGGCTTATGTCTTCAACCATAAAAAAAGTAGTATCATTTAATTTTTGCCAAGGAATTATATTAAATTTATAGTAAAAAAGTTTCTCTTGCTCTTTGCACAAACTAGAATCAAACTTAATTTTTTCTACATTATCAGCTTGAAGTATAGGCATTAAACCTAATGCAATTTTTTATTTAAGTCACGTGAAAATGAAGATATGACCTCGCTACTACGCTTATCATCTTTACGTTCATGCATTATTTTTTTTACAGCATCAGCAGCTATACTCGCTGTGTTAGCTTGTAAATCTCCAAGAGCTTTTTCAACTTGGTCAGTGACTTTCTTCAAGTTAGAATGGGCATTGTCATCTAATGTCTGATCTAACTGCTGTCTATTGTGCTTAATGATACTATTAGCCTTATCAAGTGCTTCATTCATCATTTGATTAACTTCTGCATCTAATTTTTTGTATTTTTCAGAAGATTTTTTGTAATACTCCAACATATCTTTCCTGAATTTTTCAGTTTCTTCACTTGAAAATTTGCTTTTGTTACGCTTATTGTTAAGCGCATTTTTTATCACTTTCTTCAGCAATTTATACGAAAGAACAAAACCTACCAAGAAAGCAAGACCGATAATCAGTGATGCAGACATAAAAACTCCTAAAACTCTTTAGACACCAAGTTAGCAACAAATTCCTCTTCTATTTCAGAATTGGTCAATTTAGTATAATAAATTAAAGCAATACTAGTAGCCATTTGTTTTAACTCACTAGTGTACTCAAATTTAAATTTTGCTACTTTTTCTTCAATAAGCTTGCTCATTTTTTTGTCTTCCTCTTCTAATATATTCTTAACATTAGCTCTCATTTCTTCTACCTGAGCAAGTGCATCATCTATGATTTTTTTTGCCTGTATTCCAGCTTGGCTTAAAGCGGCATTATACTTGGCAATCTGATCTTCCGTGAGTCTTAAAAGATGAACAGAACTATTAAAAGAACCCAATACTTCTTTACTTCTAGTGCTTATTATTTCATCCAACTTTGGTAAAAATAAACAACTTACTACGAAAAAAAGTGAAGAGAAAAAAATTAAAAACCAAAAAACTTGAGAAAAGAAAGTTGAAACATCAAGCTGCGGCATATGTTAAGCAACAAATATTAACAATACTGCAAGTAAAAACGCAAGCAATCCCATGATTTCAACCATAGCAGCACCAATATAAACATAAGTTTTCATTTTACCTTCCGATTCAGGGTTCCTCGCAATCCCATTTAGCATAGCAGAAAAGATATTAGCTATACCTAAACCAGCACCGAGCATTCCAAATGCAACTAAACCAATTGCTATAAACTTTAAAGCTACTAAATCCATATATTACCTTTAACTGTTTCCTTATAATATAATTGTAAAATATTCTGCAAGGAAGTCAATTACTTTACTGCATCTGACAAATATACACATGTTAATATAGTAAATATATAAGCTTGTAAAACTGCAACAAATACTTCAAACCCTATTAATGCAATTATGAACAAAAACGGCGCAGGAGTGAGAAATACGTTCATATTTACGACAAACCCTGCTATCACTTTGATGATTGTATGACCCGCAATCATATTTGCTGCGAGCCTTATTGATAGGCTAATTGGTCTTACTAAGTAAGCAAACAACTTAATAATAATTATTATAGGTGCAAGCCATGAAGGAGTTCCTTTTGGTAGCAATATGCGTAAAAATTCTACTCCCATTTCCTTAAACCCAACAATCGTTATATAAATAAAAACCACCATCGATAAAGCGAAGGTGACTATCACATGACTTGTGACCGTGAAACTATAAGGAAGAACGCCAACCAAATTACATGATAAAATGAAAATAAACACTGTAAATATCAAAGAAATGTGCTGCAAGCCTTTGCTTCCAGTGTTACTTTCTATTATTGAAATAACAAAATCATATACATACTCAACTGCGGCTTGCAAATACCCTGGTATTACTGCTCTTTTCCTTATTCCAAGAAGCAAAAATAGTACCGTCAATATTACCGAAATCATCGTGAAAAGAGATGAATTGGTAAAGCTTACGTCATACCCAAATAACCTAGGTAACTCTATTATTGTATATATTTTAAACTGTTCTAGCGGATTTAATGCCATTTTAATCTGAACTATTAACAGTAAATAAAGTATGAATTTTATAGGACAAAGTCAAGAGTTAAGATTATACTAGATCTTGTACTATTATAACATTGATACATTAACAAAATATGTAATTAGAGTGTTAATTACAGTCAGCTCTGTATTTTAAAATTTACTAATCTTATTAAATTATTCAATATCTTGACTTAACATCTTATTTTAATTATAATTTAATTTTTAGTGAGGTATATAATGAACGAAATAGATTTTATTAACACTAATCATCCTTTAAATTTAGAGCAGGAATTTGGTAACGGATACATCAAATTGACAGATGGTTCCTTTAACGAATATACTGGCCATTGTCAAATAGGAAGCGAAATACTAGATGAAAGCCATAATATGATAGGAAACTTAACTATTGATGGTTACATTTATGATGCCTATGCAGATAACCACAATATGAATCTTAAATTCTCTATGGAAATGGATTTAAAAGGTGATATAAAGAAGATAAATTCTCTTCACAAGAAGATATAAAGTTACAAAAGCTTCTACATCATAAACAATGATGTAGAAGTTACCTTTTATTCCATTACAACAAACTTTAAAAGCACCACATTTTATATTACAATGACTTTTTTATTTCTTTAAAGATTCATGAAATTCACATTATCTTGGTTATTAGAGCACTTAGAAACCAATGCTAGTTTAGAAGAAATTACCGATAAATTAACTCACATAGGGTTAGAAGTAGAAGATGTGATCGACAATACCAAATTAGCTGGTTTTATTGTTGCAAAAGTATTAGAAGTTGCACCTCATCCAAATGCCGATAAATTAAAATTATGTAAAGTAAATGATGGGAGTAAAATTCTACAAATAGTTTGCGGAGCAAACAATGTTAGAGAAGGTATGAAAACTGTACTTGCATCTCTTGGTAGCACATTGCCAGAAAGTGATTTCACAATTAAGTCCACAAAAATACGAGGAGTGCTAAGTGAAGGGATGCTCTGCTCTGCTTCTGAACTTGCGCTAGTTCAAGAGGAAAGTGAAGGAATAATCGAGCTTTCTGATGATTATAAAGTAGGGGACAAATTTTTCAATTGTGACCATGTAATTGATATAAATGTTACTCCAAACCGTGGAGACTGCTTAGGCATTTATGGAATAGCTCGCGACCTTGCTGCAACTGGAATTGGGACATTAAAGACTTTAAGCATTCCACAACTTACCAGCTCTATAAGTTCACCAATTGGTGTTGAAGTGAGTGACGGGGAAAGTTTTATTAGTGGAATATACATTGCCAATGTAAAAAATCAAGAAAGCCCAAAGTGGCTAAAAGATAAATTGGAATCGATAGGAATGCGCTCCATTTCTACAATAGTTGACATTACTAACTATATTATGATATCTTTTAATCGTCCAATGCATGCGTTTGATGCAAACAAAGTAGATGGCAAACTTACAATAAGAAAAGCAAATGATGGAGAAAGCTTCTTTGCTTTAAATGGTAAGGAATATTTGCTGGACAATAATATAAACATTTATTCTGATAGTAAAAATATTCATGGAGTTGCTGGAATTATAGGTGGAAAGTGCAGTGAATGTACTCTTGAAACCACCAATATTTTTTTGGAATTAGCTTTGCTCGATCCAATCTCTATCGCTAAATCTGCAAGGCAGCTCAGCATCTCCACAGACGCTAGTTACAGATTTGCACGTTCAGTCGATCCTGGATTTACCCTTGATGGACTCAATCTTGCAGCTAAAATGATTTTGGACTTATGTGGTGGAGAAACCTCAAGCGTAGTGTCTGCTGGCAGCTTAGATAGGGCTGACACCAAGGTGAACTTTAATTATCAGGATGTAAACAAGTTAGGAAGTGTATCTGTATCACCTGATGAGATGTTCGATATCTTAACGAAACTAGGGTTTAGTATTGATAAAAAAACCGAAGGTAATTGGAATGTACAAGTACCAAGCTGGAGACCGGACGTGACAATACCTGCTGACCTAATTGAAGAAGTAACAAGGATATACGGCTATGACAAAATAAAAGAAGAACCACTACCAAATAATGTTGAAGAAGTAGATAGTACATACGACAATTTGCGTATTTTGATGACAAACAGAGGGTTTCATGAAGTGCTAACCTGGTCATTTATGAGTGAATCAACAGCTGAAAGATTTGGTTACTCGAATAAGTTATTTATCATCGATAATCCGTTTAATAATAACTTTAATATAATGAGACCAAGTATCATACCAAACTTGTTGCAAGTAACTGCTGATAATATTGCCCATGGAACATCTGATCTTGCAATTTTTGAAATTGGGCCAATTTACAATGGTGAAGCTCAGTCTAAACATGTTTTAAGTGGAATAAGAACAGGAAATAATTTGCCGAGAAACCATTATAATACTGATAGGAAAGTAGATGTTTTTGACGCAAAGGCTGACCTCATAACGGCTTTGGAATTCTTTAACATCAATTGTGATAATTTAACGATAGAGAGAGCAAAAAAAGAATATTATCATCCAGGAAAGTCAGGCACCTTATCTTTTAGAAGTAAAATAGTTGGTTATTTTGGGGAACTGCATCCAAGTATACTGGATTTGTTTGATATCAAACAAAAAATTGTAGCCTTTGAAGTGATGCTAGAAAACATTGGAAATTTACCTATAAGTAGGAAAAATTTTATTGATTATAAATACCAAAGTGTAAAACGTGATTTCGCATTTATTGTAAATAAGGATGTGGAAGTAGGTAACATAATCAATGTGGTAAAAAAAAGCTCAGAGCTCATCACAGAAGTTTTAGTATTTGACGTATACCATGGAAACAATATAGAACCGAATAAGATGTCTATAGCATTGTCAGTTACTTTCTGCTCTCCAATCCACACTTTAACTGAAAAAGAGATCCAAAAAGAATCAAGTGCTATAGTCAATTTAGTGTGTGAAAATACCGGAGGAATTTTGAGAACTAGTCATTAAACCGTAATCACAGTTTCCTGCTGTTGCTGTGTGCTTACCTCATCTAATCTACTTCCCACCTTGAATTCAATATCCTTAAAAAATCTATCCCACACTCCATGCAAATGCTCTTCTATTTTAGGCCATACATCATCCTTAAATGTTTCTCCATCATCAGAAAATAAATCACCTAAAAAAGCCCCTACTTCCTCATAACTTGATTCGAAATGTTGAAGAAATGTCTCTACTTCCTTGTGAGTATCATGTGCAACTTTTAACACCTTTCCTTCTGTGCTACTGTCGCCTATAGATGACCACCCAACCCTATTATAATTAATAACAATACAAGCACGTTTACACAAATTTGCCAGACTCCACGCATTATTCCCATTATCCTTTGGTACATAATTTATTATCTTTTTCACCAAATTGTCTATCAAAGGAGATAATAAATCCTGGCAAAAATGCTTGATATTATCTTTTGTTTTAATTACAGGACCTTTTATGCATTTTTCTGCTAAACAGTACTCCAGTTCTGCTTTTTCTAATAACTCCCTAATTTTTTCCCCATTAAAAGGTTTATCATTGAATGCATTCAGTAACTTATCTTCTATTATTGCAAATTTTATTTTTTCACGAGACATTAATTCTTCCCTATAATTATTCTTTGTTTCTCCATTTATCAATAATCCCTCTTTTTTCAACTCCAATTGTTCTAATGTTTCTAGAATCGCTTCATTCCTTTCTAGAAGGACTTCTATTGACTTTGTAATTGGATGCCCTTTTTCCCTTTGTTTAGCTTGTAAACGCTCATTTTGATCTTTGAGTGTTTGTTCCAATATAGATTTTTCTAAATGTCCTTCATCTTGTACACGAAAAGCTTCAATTATTTTTGCTAGATCTGATTCATCATACCTTTTTAATGTCCCGCATAAACCTAAAACACCCTCTTTTTGTTCTTTAAGCAACCTTTGTACTTTATATTTTTTTATTTCTAAATACGCCTCTTCTATGAAGTCATTTATTTTAGCTGAAGCTTCCTTATCCGATACTTTTTTTTCTAAATCTTCAAGCTGCTTCCTTAGGCTTTGCTTCTCCTTATCCGGTATACCTGATTGACTTAACTCACCTTGAGCTTTTTTTATTACTGATTTTATCAGCCTGCGCTCAACCTCTTGATCATCATATTCAAATTTAAAAAGGTCTTCTAACCTCCTTTTTAAGGTGCCATCTGTTAAGCTACTGTTTCCATGTATTTCTTTTAATTCCTTATGTCTATTGTTATACCTTATTTGACCTATTCCTCTTAAACGTTCAATCTCTTTTTTCGCATTTTCCAAGGCTTCCTCTGTTGCTTGGAGATGATTATTTTTATAAATATCAATTGCTTTTCTTTCAACTATTTTCCTTCTCTCTCCCTCTTTAAGCTCTTTAAGCTCTTTCCATTCCGCCTCATGTACAGAAAATTCATCATCTTTTGAGTCACTTGGTACTTCTATTCCTACGTTTTTCAAATCTTCTATTATAATTTCTTTTTTACTTGGCAATTCCTTACCTTGGCTTCTCAGTTCTTGCTCCACTAATACCTCTTTCAGTCTTTTTTCTAATGAAAAATCTTCCTTTTCCTCTCTTCTTTTTTGTGCAAATTTAATTGCTTGTATAAAAGCAACTCGATA
The nucleotide sequence above comes from Wolbachia endosymbiont of Oedothorax gibbosus. Encoded proteins:
- a CDS encoding glycosyltransferase family 2 protein; protein product: MPILQADNVEKIKFDSSLCKEQEKLFYYKFNIIPWQKLNDTTFFMVEDISQDVNRWVEAHYGIDYVLIKVDSEQILNLLNSHFGISEFASNYLYYKNPNFSAKSIKLSSIFFASFFIVTSILTLTEKYTYFALMLIFIIGCSSYLFKFLATVFSLCETSNQKVDYSKLNEPIYTILLPVFEESAVIGQLIESVKSLDYPKSKLDVKLLVESDDQETLAAIEKYTLPQYFEVIKVPHSLPKTKAKSCNYAISFARGKYAVIYDADDKPDPLQLKKALIEFNKGDDKLACVQAKLNYYNCDYNFLTKSFSLEYMNWFQYLLPGFQKMNMPIPLGGSSNHFSVKILRKMFFWDAYSVTEDADLGLRLAQMGYKTRIIDSETLEESPITVLAWIKQRARWIKGYMQTYIVHLKNIKSLYKHTGFKGILLLNLFVGSAAFIFFTTPFLLLSLILTKVLNELFLYYFVVVYIINLILLMIAVKQQKMPFYFYIVSIFFPIYSLLHSVAAFLALWEFILYPERWNKTKHGLWKQNL
- a CDS encoding F0F1 ATP synthase subunit A — encoded protein: MALNPLEQFKIYTIIELPRLFGYDVSFTNSSLFTMISVILTVLFLLLGIRKRAVIPGYLQAAVEYVYDFVISIIESNTGSKGLQHISLIFTVFIFILSCNLVGVLPYSFTVTSHVIVTFALSMVVFIYITIVGFKEMGVEFLRILLPKGTPSWLAPIIIIIKLFAYLVRPISLSIRLAANMIAGHTIIKVIAGFVVNMNVFLTPAPFLFIIALIGFEVFVAVLQAYIFTILTCVYLSDAVK
- the pheT gene encoding phenylalanine--tRNA ligase subunit beta — translated: MKFTLSWLLEHLETNASLEEITDKLTHIGLEVEDVIDNTKLAGFIVAKVLEVAPHPNADKLKLCKVNDGSKILQIVCGANNVREGMKTVLASLGSTLPESDFTIKSTKIRGVLSEGMLCSASELALVQEESEGIIELSDDYKVGDKFFNCDHVIDINVTPNRGDCLGIYGIARDLAATGIGTLKTLSIPQLTSSISSPIGVEVSDGESFISGIYIANVKNQESPKWLKDKLESIGMRSISTIVDITNYIMISFNRPMHAFDANKVDGKLTIRKANDGESFFALNGKEYLLDNNINIYSDSKNIHGVAGIIGGKCSECTLETTNIFLELALLDPISIAKSARQLSISTDASYRFARSVDPGFTLDGLNLAAKMILDLCGGETSSVVSAGSLDRADTKVNFNYQDVNKLGSVSVSPDEMFDILTKLGFSIDKKTEGNWNVQVPSWRPDVTIPADLIEEVTRIYGYDKIKEEPLPNNVEEVDSTYDNLRILMTNRGFHEVLTWSFMSESTAERFGYSNKLFIIDNPFNNNFNIMRPSIIPNLLQVTADNIAHGTSDLAIFEIGPIYNGEAQSKHVLSGIRTGNNLPRNHYNTDRKVDVFDAKADLITALEFFNINCDNLTIERAKKEYYHPGKSGTLSFRSKIVGYFGELHPSILDLFDIKQKIVAFEVMLENIGNLPISRKNFIDYKYQSVKRDFAFIVNKDVEVGNIINVVKKSSELITEVLVFDVYHGNNIEPNKMSIALSVTFCSPIHTLTEKEIQKESSAIVNLVCENTGGILRTSH
- a CDS encoding F0F1 ATP synthase subunit C; translation: MDLVALKFIAIGLVAFGMLGAGLGIANIFSAMLNGIARNPESEGKMKTYVYIGAAMVEIMGLLAFLLAVLLIFVA